Proteins encoded by one window of Mesorhizobium sp. INR15:
- the lptG gene encoding LPS export ABC transporter permease LptG encodes MMGWTLGRYFFFRYVTITFWFFIGLLALVFLIDFTELSGRTTGLPGFTYGTAVAISALRIPMIMLQTVPFVGLFSAMATLVSLNRRYELVIARSAGVSAWQFLLPCCIGALLFGALSVGVINPLAAHAFSLSEQIETELRSGKSNTVSADAAPWIRQKTSSGDTIIGARAILNQGLEMADAVFFILDAQGNIVERKDAARAFLRDGYWDLQDVKTFKDGIIKPAANDRVPTNLKPEFVQERLARPETIPFYDLPGKIEVARSFGLKADAFAMQFDSLVALPFLLVAMTLIAATVSMRFARMGQSATMILGGIIAGFLLYVVSVLVKAFGVAGFVPTVVAAWVPVIVAMFFGVTFLLYKEDG; translated from the coding sequence CTGATGGGCTGGACGCTGGGCCGATATTTTTTCTTCCGCTACGTGACAATCACGTTCTGGTTCTTCATCGGCCTGCTGGCGCTGGTGTTCCTGATCGATTTCACCGAGTTGTCCGGCCGCACAACCGGCCTGCCCGGTTTCACCTATGGGACAGCGGTGGCCATTTCCGCGCTCAGGATACCGATGATCATGCTGCAGACAGTGCCGTTTGTCGGCCTTTTCTCCGCCATGGCGACGCTGGTCTCACTCAATCGAAGATATGAACTGGTCATCGCCCGTTCCGCCGGCGTTTCCGCGTGGCAGTTTCTGTTGCCATGCTGCATCGGTGCACTGCTGTTCGGCGCCTTGTCGGTCGGTGTCATCAACCCGCTCGCCGCGCATGCCTTTTCCTTGTCCGAGCAGATCGAGACCGAGCTGCGTTCCGGCAAATCCAACACCGTTTCGGCTGATGCAGCACCCTGGATTCGGCAGAAAACCAGTTCCGGCGACACCATCATCGGCGCACGCGCCATCCTGAACCAGGGTCTGGAGATGGCCGACGCCGTCTTCTTCATTCTCGATGCGCAAGGCAACATCGTTGAACGCAAGGACGCGGCGCGGGCTTTCCTGCGCGACGGTTATTGGGATTTGCAGGACGTAAAGACCTTCAAGGATGGCATCATCAAGCCTGCGGCAAACGATCGCGTGCCAACCAATCTCAAACCGGAATTCGTGCAGGAGCGGCTGGCGCGCCCGGAAACCATTCCGTTCTATGACCTGCCCGGCAAGATCGAGGTTGCCCGCTCCTTCGGCCTGAAGGCGGATGCCTTCGCCATGCAGTTTGATTCTCTGGTGGCGTTGCCGTTCCTTCTCGTCGCCATGACGCTGATTGCGGCAACAGTTTCAATGCGATTTGCCAGGATGGGACAATCCGCGACGATGATTCTGGGTGGCATCATCGCTGGCTTTCTGCTTTATGTCGTTTCGGTGCTGGTGAAGGCGTTCGGCGTGGCGGGATTCGTGCCTACTGTCGTGGCTGCCTGGGTGCCGGTTATAGTAGCTATGTTCTTCGGGGTGACTTTCCTGCTATACAAGGAAGACGGCTAG
- a CDS encoding 23S rRNA (adenine(2030)-N(6))-methyltransferase RlmJ — translation MNYRHAYHAGNFADVVKHVVLTRLLEYLKQKDKAFRVIDTHSGIGRYDLSSVEAQKTGEWQGGIGRLVDAQLGKLAAALLAPYLDAVRALNPDGGVKKYPGSPLIARHLMRKQDRLSAIELHPKDAAKLKAEFDGDFQARVIELDGWLALGAHLPPKEKRGLVLIDPPFEEEGEFGRLVDGLVKAHKRWPSGIYALWYPIKDRKAVIAFRKALKETGIPRVLDIEFEIRPSSREPSLDGSGLVVVNPPFTLEGELRTLLPALHRLLVVGRPADWTLNWLAGELAP, via the coding sequence TTGAACTATCGTCACGCCTATCACGCAGGAAATTTCGCCGATGTCGTCAAGCATGTCGTGCTGACGCGCCTGCTCGAATATCTGAAGCAGAAGGACAAGGCGTTTCGCGTCATCGACACCCATTCCGGCATTGGCCGCTACGATCTGTCTTCGGTCGAGGCGCAGAAAACAGGCGAATGGCAGGGCGGCATCGGCCGGCTTGTCGACGCCCAATTGGGCAAGCTCGCGGCTGCGCTTCTGGCTCCCTATCTCGATGCGGTGCGAGCGCTCAATCCCGATGGCGGCGTGAAAAAATATCCAGGCTCGCCGCTGATTGCCCGGCACCTCATGCGCAAGCAGGACCGGCTGTCGGCGATCGAACTGCACCCGAAGGACGCCGCGAAGCTGAAGGCGGAGTTCGATGGTGATTTTCAGGCCAGGGTGATCGAACTCGACGGCTGGCTGGCGCTTGGTGCGCATCTTCCGCCTAAGGAGAAGCGCGGCCTTGTCCTCATCGATCCGCCTTTCGAGGAAGAGGGGGAGTTCGGCCGTCTCGTCGACGGGTTGGTCAAGGCGCACAAGCGCTGGCCAAGCGGTATCTATGCGCTGTGGTATCCGATCAAGGACCGCAAGGCGGTGATCGCTTTCCGCAAAGCCCTCAAGGAGACAGGCATTCCGAGGGTGCTCGATATCGAGTTCGAGATCAGGCCGTCGTCGCGAGAGCCTAGCCTTGATGGCAGCGGCCTTGTGGTGGTCAACCCGCCCTTTACCCTCGAAGGCGAACTGCGCACGCTGCTGCCGGCCTTGCACAGGTTGCTCGTCGTTGGTCGGCCGGCCGACTGGACGCTGAATTGGCTGGCGGGGGAGCTGGCGCCGTGA
- a CDS encoding DNA polymerase III subunit chi: protein MTDVLFYHMTESTLEDALPGLLERSVDRGWRAVVQTGTEERRDALDQHLWTFRDDSFLAHATDREPHSEDQPVLLTTGDGNPNDAKIRFLVDGASPSDLGAYERAVFLFDGHDSGQVAAARTHWKTMKDAGHAVTYWQQTSDRRWERKA, encoded by the coding sequence ATGACCGACGTCCTCTTCTACCACATGACCGAATCAACGCTCGAGGATGCCCTTCCCGGCCTTCTCGAGCGCAGCGTTGATCGCGGTTGGCGCGCGGTCGTGCAAACCGGCACCGAGGAGCGGCGCGATGCGCTCGATCAGCACCTGTGGACCTTCCGCGATGATTCGTTCCTGGCGCACGCGACCGATCGCGAACCCCATTCCGAGGATCAGCCGGTTCTGCTGACCACCGGTGACGGCAACCCGAATGACGCCAAGATCCGCTTCCTTGTCGACGGTGCGTCACCCTCGGACCTCGGCGCGTACGAGCGTGCCGTGTTCCTGTTCGATGGTCACGACAGCGGCCAGGTCGCCGCGGCGCGTACGCACTGGAAGACGATGAAGGACGCCGGCCACGCTGTCACTTATTGGCAGCAGACGTCCGACCGCCGCTGGGAGCGCAAGGCGTAG
- the lptF gene encoding LPS export ABC transporter permease LptF, with protein sequence MKVVERYIMRRAFVVFLAALVWTLAIVWTTQVLAKINLVTDSGQSAFTFFEVAGLILPSIVPIVVPFALVVAVAQTLSTMNSDSELAVVNAAGASRWTIVRPIMLLALAAAVFSFAVDNGIDPYARQKNRALIASSRADLLSLIIQEGTFRKIEEGLFLQIGERLPENRLGGIFVADSREEGVNLVYYAKTGSIIERAGEKVLMMNDGVIHRKTLTGDLSVIRFTSYAFDMSAFMSAASAVTLMPKDQTTQYLLNPSPNDKNYQQSPNEYLAEVNQRFSEWTYSLVFALIALAVAGDARSHREARVNPLITAITISLFVRWLGFFAASKADDVPQYAYMVYGIPIVASAVAIWFIVSNRTMELPVAWADGMTNLTARMGDGWNAIKARLFGRGASGQGVS encoded by the coding sequence ATGAAGGTCGTTGAACGCTACATCATGCGCCGCGCTTTCGTGGTCTTCCTGGCAGCGCTTGTCTGGACATTGGCCATCGTGTGGACGACGCAGGTGTTGGCCAAGATCAACCTTGTCACCGACAGCGGCCAGTCAGCCTTTACCTTCTTCGAAGTCGCCGGCCTCATTCTCCCTTCGATCGTCCCGATCGTCGTGCCCTTTGCCTTGGTCGTGGCCGTGGCCCAGACGCTTAGCACCATGAACTCGGATTCCGAGCTCGCCGTCGTCAACGCGGCCGGCGCCTCGCGCTGGACGATCGTGCGGCCGATCATGCTTCTGGCACTCGCGGCCGCGGTCTTTTCCTTCGCCGTCGACAACGGAATTGATCCCTATGCGCGCCAGAAAAACCGCGCTTTGATCGCGTCGTCGCGCGCGGACCTGTTGTCGCTGATCATTCAGGAAGGCACGTTCCGCAAGATCGAAGAAGGCCTGTTCCTGCAGATCGGCGAGCGGCTTCCCGAGAACCGGCTGGGTGGCATCTTTGTCGCCGATTCGCGCGAAGAGGGCGTCAATCTCGTCTACTACGCCAAGACCGGAAGCATCATCGAACGCGCCGGCGAGAAGGTGCTGATGATGAATGACGGCGTCATCCATCGCAAAACGTTGACCGGTGATCTGTCGGTCATCCGGTTCACCTCCTATGCCTTCGATATGTCCGCCTTCATGTCGGCGGCTTCCGCGGTGACGCTGATGCCGAAGGACCAGACGACCCAATATCTGCTCAATCCGAGCCCCAACGACAAGAATTACCAGCAAAGTCCGAACGAGTACCTAGCCGAGGTCAACCAGCGTTTTTCGGAATGGACATATTCGCTGGTCTTCGCGCTGATCGCGCTGGCGGTCGCGGGAGATGCGCGCTCGCATCGTGAAGCACGCGTCAATCCGCTGATAACGGCCATCACCATATCGCTGTTCGTGCGCTGGCTTGGGTTCTTTGCCGCCAGCAAGGCCGACGACGTGCCGCAATACGCCTATATGGTTTATGGTATTCCCATCGTCGCATCGGCGGTGGCGATCTGGTTCATCGTCTCAAACCGCACTATGGAACTGCCGGTGGCCTGGGCAGACGGGATGACCAATCTGACTGCCCGCATGGGTGACGGCTGGAACGCCATCAAGGCGCGTTTGTTTGGGCGTGGCGCATCCGGGCAAGGGGTCAGCTGA
- a CDS encoding class I SAM-dependent methyltransferase, protein MTESRQAHWQGVYTKKAEAEVSWFEENPDLSLDLIAGVAPTKDVSVIDIGGGASRLVDGLLDRGFEHVAVLDVSEAALSAAKNRLGARAAKVDWLVADATEWQPLQTFDVWHDRAAFHFLTDGQDRTAYLVRMRRAVKEGGHAIIATFAPDGPERCSGLPIVRYDAASLGQTLGQGFELIGAQNHVHVTPWGATQSFQFSVFRRTASL, encoded by the coding sequence GTGACCGAGAGCCGACAGGCCCATTGGCAGGGCGTCTATACCAAAAAGGCCGAGGCCGAAGTCAGCTGGTTCGAGGAAAACCCGGATCTTTCGCTGGATCTGATCGCCGGGGTCGCGCCAACGAAGGATGTCTCTGTCATAGACATTGGCGGCGGCGCGTCGCGATTGGTCGATGGCCTGCTCGATCGGGGCTTTGAACACGTTGCTGTGCTGGATGTTTCCGAGGCCGCCCTTTCGGCAGCGAAGAACCGTCTGGGCGCGCGGGCCGCAAAGGTGGATTGGCTTGTCGCCGACGCAACGGAGTGGCAGCCCTTGCAAACCTTTGATGTTTGGCATGACAGGGCGGCGTTTCATTTCCTCACCGACGGACAGGATCGTACCGCGTATCTCGTCCGTATGAGGCGGGCTGTGAAGGAAGGAGGCCACGCAATTATCGCGACCTTTGCACCGGACGGACCCGAGCGTTGCAGCGGCTTGCCTATCGTACGCTACGATGCGGCGAGCCTCGGCCAGACGCTCGGACAAGGATTCGAGCTGATTGGCGCGCAAAATCATGTTCATGTGACGCCTTGGGGAGCAACTCAGTCATTTCAGTTCAGCGTGTTCCGCCGCACCGCTTCGCTTTAG
- a CDS encoding leucyl aminopeptidase: protein MTSRPSIAFAKFAAPKKGSVFVLPADDGGLGETAKACDPAKTLERAFPIAEFTAKLGSVVEILAPEGTSLDRLVAVGAGKVSGLDEYAWMKLGGTIAASLRKATDVAVVLEIVGASPSGKDAANLAAGILLRSYVFDKYKTKKDKDDTKGDAKRPAKVTILTADPAAAKKAFADMEAVVDGVLLARDLVNEPANVLGPVEFAAQAKALEALGVKVEILAEKEMKKLGMGSLLGVAQGSPRGARMAVMQWNGGKAKDSPVAFVGKGVTFDTGGNSIKPASGMEDMKGDMGGAAAVTGLMHALAARKAKANVVGIIGLVENAVDGHAQRPGDIVTSMSGQTIEVLNTDAEGRLVLADALWYCNDRFQPKFMVNLATLTGAIMVALGQHYAGLFSNNDELAERLTAAGQATQERLWRMPLGAEYDKLIDSKNADMKNIGGRYGGAIIAAQFLQRFVKDTPWAHLDIAGTAMGSPSNEINQSWGSGFGVRLLDRLVRDNYEG, encoded by the coding sequence ATGACTTCGAGACCTTCGATCGCCTTCGCTAAATTTGCCGCACCGAAAAAGGGCAGCGTTTTCGTGCTACCGGCTGATGACGGCGGCCTGGGCGAGACGGCAAAGGCATGCGACCCGGCAAAAACACTTGAGCGGGCTTTTCCCATCGCCGAATTCACTGCCAAGCTTGGCAGTGTCGTCGAAATCCTGGCGCCGGAAGGCACATCGCTCGACAGGCTGGTGGCAGTCGGCGCCGGCAAGGTCTCGGGGCTCGATGAATACGCCTGGATGAAACTTGGCGGCACCATCGCGGCGTCATTGCGCAAGGCCACGGACGTGGCTGTGGTACTCGAAATTGTCGGTGCTTCGCCAAGTGGGAAGGACGCGGCAAATCTGGCCGCGGGCATTCTTTTGCGCAGCTATGTCTTCGACAAGTACAAGACGAAGAAGGACAAGGACGACACCAAGGGAGACGCGAAAAGGCCCGCCAAGGTGACCATCCTGACCGCGGATCCGGCTGCCGCGAAAAAGGCCTTTGCCGACATGGAAGCCGTGGTCGACGGCGTGCTTCTGGCCCGTGACCTGGTCAATGAGCCGGCAAACGTGCTTGGACCAGTGGAATTTGCCGCGCAGGCCAAGGCGTTGGAAGCGCTCGGCGTCAAGGTCGAGATTCTGGCCGAGAAGGAGATGAAAAAACTCGGCATGGGCTCGCTGCTTGGGGTCGCCCAGGGCTCGCCGCGTGGGGCCCGTATGGCTGTCATGCAGTGGAACGGAGGCAAGGCCAAGGACAGTCCAGTCGCTTTCGTAGGCAAGGGCGTCACGTTCGACACCGGCGGCAATTCGATAAAGCCGGCATCGGGCATGGAAGACATGAAGGGCGACATGGGTGGCGCGGCAGCGGTGACAGGGCTCATGCACGCGCTGGCCGCGCGCAAGGCCAAGGCCAACGTCGTCGGCATCATCGGGCTGGTCGAAAATGCCGTCGATGGCCATGCGCAGCGGCCCGGCGATATTGTCACTTCGATGTCGGGGCAGACCATCGAGGTGCTCAACACCGACGCCGAGGGCCGTCTCGTGCTGGCGGACGCGCTCTGGTATTGCAACGACCGTTTCCAGCCTAAATTCATGGTCAACCTGGCCACGCTGACTGGCGCCATCATGGTGGCGCTCGGCCAGCACTATGCCGGCCTGTTCTCCAACAATGACGAACTGGCTGAGCGGCTGACGGCGGCCGGGCAAGCGACGCAGGAGCGTTTGTGGCGCATGCCGCTTGGCGCCGAATACGACAAGTTGATCGATTCCAAGAATGCCGACATGAAAAACATTGGCGGCCGCTACGGTGGCGCCATCATCGCCGCGCAATTCCTGCAGCGCTTCGTCAAGGATACGCCCTGGGCGCATCTTGATATCGCCGGCACCGCGATGGGCTCGCCGTCGAACGAGATCAACCAGTCATGGGGCTCGGGCTTCGGCGTCAGGCTGCTTGATCGGTTGGTGCGCGACAACTACGAGGGGTGA